The nucleotide window GGGGCCATTCCCAACAATCTATTTGTCCTGCCTGAGTATCACAGTCGCGCCACTGGATTTTTTTCGTCCAATGGTGCGTCTGTTGTTCGTAATGGTGGAGGCGCGGGGAATTGAACCCCGGTCCAGAAGCCATCCATCGAAAGGCGACTACATGCTTAGTCGATTATTTTAGGATGACTCTCACGCGCCAATCGACAGGCTCATGAGTGTCCCCACCCGGCTGTGTTTAAACCAATCATCGCCATATGAAGAATGATTGATCGGTCCAGTTTAGTGGCGATGCCTTCCCAAAGACCTGGCTACCAAGGGTGCATCGTTAGCGGCATTAAGCTGCTAAAGCGTAATTTTCGTTGCCAATTACAAAGCGAAGGGTTTTTTACGAGGGCACTTCATCCCCGGCATGCTCCTCTGACTTCATCACCCCTGTCGAAGCCATGTCGCCCCCAACTGGTAACTGAAATTGTCAGAACCAAAGCAAACTTACTATACACTTTTCAGAATTGTTTGTTAATAAATTTCGTGGGGATAAACATACTCAGGAAGATTAAAGCGCATGCTCTTGCGATTACCAATCACGCAATACATGGGGTTTACAAAAATACAATTCTCTTCGGTGAGAAAAATACCTTCAAAACTTAACGGCAAAAATCTTCGATTAATAACAATATAGGCATTAGAAAAATCTACATCTTTTAACCCGATTAAACGCAAAGGTTGTAAATCAATAGAGCCATAAAATTTGAAATGCTGGAAAATAGTCATGTCTTCAAAATACTTGCCGTAAAAATAAACAGATTTTTTCTTAATATCAGGATCAAGCTTTATCATGTTCACGACATTTAAAACTTCTTTTGAACGTTTACCGGTTGTCTTAATCGGAATTGCGGCAAACACACAAAGCATAATGACTGAACTGTAAATAAATAATTTTGGCAAATCCACTTTGGCTTTATCAAAAACTTTATAAAGCGGCAAAGTCGCAACAATCGACAAGAACGGGTAAAACGGCAACAAGTAGTGCGGAAATTTAACACTAAAAAACGATAAAGGTACAATCACGCTTATTGCGATAAAAAATGAAAGCCATAAAACCGATTTTCCATACTCAGATAAACTTGAACTTTTATTAATCGTGAAAATAGAAATCAAAAAAGGAATAAAAGTCAGTGTAGATGTTTGAGTCACAACAATAAAATAAGCAAAATAATGATTAAGCTTAGTTGAGGCGAGATAACTCGCCTTCCATAAAAAGAACATCGTGTATGCACTTAAGCCATTAAAAGAAAAAATCGGTAAAAGTGGCAGAGCCAGAATGCACATTAATAATAAGAGTGCGTAATAAAAATGGCGCTCTTTAAGATAATCCCAATTACGTGTTAAAAAGGTCCAAAGTGTAACACCTAAGAAAAATCCAAAGATAATTGGCCCTTTAGTGAATACTCCAAGTGCAAAGAAAACTGCTGAACCATAAAAATATTTAGACTGCTTAAGCCCTTTAATAAAACAATAAAAAGTTGCCAGATAATATGTGACCAAAGGGACGTCGTGCATCAAAGCACCGTTCCATTTAGATGCACCAAAACAAATCACATGGGTGAAAAGCGTCATGAGACCAAAATTTCGATCTTTAATGGTCGTACCGATTTTATAAAGCAAGATATATGAAACAAATGAGCACAACATTGGGTACAAGCGTGCTGAAAAATCAGAGGGTCCCAAAATATTAAATGAAACCGCTGTTGCCCAATAGGTCAGCGGCATGTGATCAAAAATGTCTTTGATGTAATATTTAGAAATAAAAAAATGAAACCAATTGCCTGTTTCATAAATATTTTTGGCAACTGCGCTGTACCAAATGGTGTCGAGATTTCCACCGGGTTCCCACTTTTTCATAAAAACCATAACAAAAGCGCTTAAAATAGCCGCTTTGAGATAGGCATCCTGAAATATTGAGCGGACTTTTACCCGTAGATTTAACATAGTAGTTTATATTTAGATGGGGTTTTAAAGATTGTAAACTATAGAGTCTAGACAGACCCCTTCACCCCCCATATAGTAGTGGTTATGGAATCAACCGTTTCAATTTGGAAAAACTGCTTTTCTGAAGCACAAAACACACTTACCGAGTTTATAGGTCAGCCCAAGGTTTGGGAATCCTTAGAAAAACTCACACAAACCTTATTAAACACATTTGAAAATGAAGGCACCGTATTTAGCTGCGGAAACGGTGGCTCCCATTGCGACGCAATGCACCTTGCCGAAGAATTCACCGGTCGTTACCGAAAAGACCGAAAACCCATGGGCGCTTTAGCCCTCGGAGACCCGAGTCACGTCACTTGCGTAGGCAATGACTATGGTTTTGAGCATATTTTTGCACGTCAAATACAAGGCCTTGCTCGAAAGAATGACTGCCTACTTCTACTTTCAACAAGTGGTAATTCAAAAAATCAAATATTAGCTGTTGAGGCGGCAAAATCTAAAGGATTAAAAACAGTAGCCCTACTTGGCCGCGATGGTGGAAAA belongs to Oligoflexia bacterium and includes:
- a CDS encoding glycosyltransferase family 39 protein — encoded protein: MLNLRVKVRSIFQDAYLKAAILSAFVMVFMKKWEPGGNLDTIWYSAVAKNIYETGNWFHFFISKYYIKDIFDHMPLTYWATAVSFNILGPSDFSARLYPMLCSFVSYILLYKIGTTIKDRNFGLMTLFTHVICFGASKWNGALMHDVPLVTYYLATFYCFIKGLKQSKYFYGSAVFFALGVFTKGPIIFGFFLGVTLWTFLTRNWDYLKERHFYYALLLLMCILALPLLPIFSFNGLSAYTMFFLWKASYLASTKLNHYFAYFIVVTQTSTLTFIPFLISIFTINKSSSLSEYGKSVLWLSFFIAISVIVPLSFFSVKFPHYLLPFYPFLSIVATLPLYKVFDKAKVDLPKLFIYSSVIMLCVFAAIPIKTTGKRSKEVLNVVNMIKLDPDIKKKSVYFYGKYFEDMTIFQHFKFYGSIDLQPLRLIGLKDVDFSNAYIVINRRFLPLSFEGIFLTEENCIFVNPMYCVIGNRKSMRFNLPEYVYPHEIY
- the gmhA gene encoding D-sedoheptulose 7-phosphate isomerase, whose protein sequence is MESTVSIWKNCFSEAQNTLTEFIGQPKVWESLEKLTQTLLNTFENEGTVFSCGNGGSHCDAMHLAEEFTGRYRKDRKPMGALALGDPSHVTCVGNDYGFEHIFARQIQGLARKNDCLLLLSTSGNSKNQILAVEAAKSKGLKTVALLGRDGGKLKNLVDLAIVVPAQTSDRIQEIHIKIIHTVIETVERKLFPELYK